The Raphanus sativus cultivar WK10039 chromosome 2, ASM80110v3, whole genome shotgun sequence DNA segment TGAAGGAACGTCTCGCCGACCCATCACCACCAATAACGAACCCGATGGCCGAGAGACCGCTAACGACGCGACCCGGGTGCAAGTAGATAGCGATTCCGATATGGAGGATGAAGAATACTCACCCGACGATCCCGCGATCTCAGATCCGTCTCTAGCGGCCTACCTTGAAAGGATGGTCTCCAAAAGGTTCGACACCATTCAATCTATAGTAGAAAGGCTTCCAGAGGTAGCTCCCCCTATCCGGAGGAGCAATCCAGGGTCCTattccgatacacctttcgtggaagagattgcctCGGTAGAGATGCCTCGCAAGTTCTCCTTTCCGAAcataaagatgtatgaaggTACAAGAGATCCCGACAATCACGTTGCTCAGTACATGAAACACATGCTAGCCGTAGCAATCCCTAGAGATGCaagggaagctaccatgtgGAAAGGATTTGGATCAACCCTGACCGGTCCTGCTCTTCAATGTTACATTAATCTTCCTACCAAGTCCATCAGgtcctttgcagcccttagTGATAAGTTTGTAGAGCAATTTGCCAGTAGCCGCAACCTAGAGAAAAATTCGGATGATCTCTACGaagtcctccagcataggaatgaACCCTTGCGTTCCTACATAGCATGCTTCAACCAAGAGAATGTGGCTATTCCtgagtgcaacgctgata contains these protein-coding regions:
- the LOC108834839 gene encoding uncharacterized protein LOC108834839, yielding MVSLSTPRDGEGTSRRPITTNNEPDGRETANDATRVQVDSDSDMEDEEYSPDDPAISDPSLAAYLERMVSKRFDTIQSIVERLPEVAPPIRRSNPGSYSDTPFVEEIASVEMPRKFSFPNIKMYEGTRDPDNHVAQYMKHMLAVAIPRDAREATMWKGFGSTLTGPALQCYINLPTKSIRSFAALSDKFVEQFASSRNLEKNSDDLYEVLQHRNEPLRSYIACFNQENVAIPECNADTAFSAFKRGLLPKGDLYKDLTKYKCMTMEDVLSRAWAQVRWEEDVASREKAYPKHDQKSSKPTRNDRDESFHPKSAKETSNPGRGRYQNRPLPRSEGMMVPTWPDISHLAITKLELICVLRQMGPQVKWPPKMKASDANRHPKRWCEFHNDHGHTTEDCIVLKIEVAELLKKGHLREFLSDKAKNLLSKEGPGLPTEAVPVGPGYGPIVE